One genomic window of Ruficoccus amylovorans includes the following:
- a CDS encoding Gfo/Idh/MocA family protein, translating into MSRPKVAKLAIVGCSGYAMELIKRIWMFRGEIELVAAFSPDLTLPEVALCEQRGVRVIDDFDSFIEYIEHRVHAVMNPTPIHRHKEISIRCLQAGLPVWVEKPPVATLHEWDELREAARFYAKPVEVCFNALYLPSVRLVKDRLLQGEFGRMHRIRGVGAWARPRSYFTRSDWAGHLRVDGDWVLDGTINNPLAHLLCNCLYFGGAEAVSMARPVKMSARLWHANDIESEDTSSLRIITDTDVEIVTNMTLCSERMVAPEMTIETEKADIVFRDFQDMDICWHDGKIEAFPSARENRLDMLETLCRSLFEEVMTPCPLECTRPFTEVVNAAFYQVLSRSEGCVPSVHPGALNRFVCTDGPCIGLCGIDQLVLDAYREGAMLDLPCASGESSRLDLELVEELSPHASEGMPT; encoded by the coding sequence ATGAGCCGTCCCAAAGTGGCTAAACTGGCCATTGTCGGCTGTAGCGGTTACGCGATGGAATTAATCAAGCGTATCTGGATGTTCCGCGGCGAGATTGAGCTGGTGGCGGCTTTTTCTCCGGACCTGACGCTGCCCGAGGTCGCCCTGTGCGAGCAGCGCGGCGTGCGCGTCATTGACGATTTTGACAGTTTTATCGAGTACATCGAACATCGCGTGCACGCGGTGATGAATCCGACGCCGATCCATCGGCACAAGGAGATTTCCATCCGCTGCCTTCAGGCGGGGCTGCCGGTCTGGGTCGAAAAACCTCCCGTCGCCACGCTGCATGAATGGGACGAATTGCGGGAGGCTGCCCGTTTTTACGCCAAGCCGGTGGAGGTCTGTTTCAACGCGCTGTACCTGCCGAGCGTGCGGCTGGTCAAGGACCGGCTGCTCCAGGGGGAATTCGGGCGCATGCACCGCATTCGCGGGGTGGGGGCGTGGGCCCGGCCCCGGAGTTATTTTACGCGTTCGGATTGGGCGGGGCATCTGCGCGTGGACGGGGACTGGGTGCTGGATGGTACGATCAACAACCCCTTGGCTCACCTGCTGTGCAACTGCCTCTATTTCGGGGGGGCAGAAGCCGTGAGCATGGCGCGGCCCGTGAAGATGAGCGCCCGGCTCTGGCACGCGAATGACATTGAGAGTGAGGATACGAGCAGCCTGCGGATAATCACCGACACGGATGTTGAAATAGTGACTAACATGACGCTGTGCTCCGAGCGTATGGTTGCGCCTGAGATGACCATCGAGACGGAGAAGGCTGATATTGTTTTTCGCGATTTTCAGGACATGGATATCTGCTGGCACGACGGGAAAATCGAAGCTTTTCCCTCTGCCCGGGAAAACCGCCTGGACATGCTGGAGACGCTCTGTCGGAGCCTTTTTGAAGAGGTGATGACTCCCTGTCCGCTGGAGTGTACACGTCCCTTTACTGAAGTTGTAAATGCCGCTTTCTATCAAGTCTTGAGCCGCTCCGAAGGCTGTGTCCCCAGCGTTCATCCGGGCGCCCTCAATCGCTTTGTGTGTACGGATGGACCCTGTATCGGGCTCTGCGGTATCGACCAACTCGTTTTGGACGCCTACCGCGAGGGGGCGATGCTGGACCTGCCTTGCGCATCCGGCGAATCCTCTCGCCTCGATCTGGAGTTGGTTGAGGAGCTTTCGCCGCATGCGTCGGAGGGGATGCCTACCTGA
- a CDS encoding oligogalacturonate lyase family protein → MINKHIDVYTNRVHPLVRSRWLAICLCASLSVYCGGVVSTNLVAAQSSAWEFQDDADLGDWMSTGMSGLVRIDSGWLTSPGLVSTDPRLFLRTEVPLTAGYRWDSMQVRFRQLAPDGSGEMQPAPFDSAGTVVTFNGSSENASGHLRDGTWNGKGAWANDRFHSTLKPDGPGYAQLYTVTFEDAPSLRDGNISEIRIDPVGDNIERNFEIDYIRLLAMPIHPTSARMQPVPVALPEVEPLRSDWIDPETGHRIIRLSPDTGGESLYFHQRAYTPEGDKVIINTPQGVVAVDISTLGVSPPTSELIYPGGKSFATAWKTREAYINLDDRILAANIDTKAVREVVRIPPEARSRQVALNCDETLVFGVKSDPDGETVPRHPPTGGAGTGSFYKNWAAGTPKLIYALDVKTGEVRVIHRENDWTNHLQASPTDPKRILFCHEGPWHYVDRIWTLRADGSPAQNLHKRIMHGEIAGHEFFSPDGKTVWYDLQTPISGVFWLASVDLETGERTWYNHEREEWSVHYNVSPDGSVFSGDGGNQRSVAATQMDGTPVPGGNGQWIYLFRPVLSQMDSFDSPEDPLIRAGYLKSERLVDMRDHDYDKVTGVEPNATFTPDGKWLVFSGNFDSPRPGKRALTHTYAVEIAPHQP, encoded by the coding sequence ATGATAAATAAACACATTGATGTTTACACGAATCGGGTTCATCCCCTTGTCCGCAGCCGGTGGTTGGCCATTTGCCTGTGCGCCAGCCTTTCCGTCTATTGTGGTGGGGTGGTTTCGACCAATCTGGTGGCTGCTCAGTCAAGTGCCTGGGAATTTCAGGATGACGCGGACTTGGGCGACTGGATGAGTACCGGGATGTCCGGGCTGGTCCGGATAGATTCCGGTTGGTTGACTTCCCCGGGCTTGGTCTCCACGGATCCCCGTCTTTTTCTTCGGACTGAGGTGCCGCTTACCGCCGGGTATCGTTGGGATTCCATGCAGGTGCGGTTTCGCCAGCTTGCCCCTGACGGCAGCGGGGAGATGCAGCCGGCTCCCTTCGATAGCGCCGGGACCGTCGTCACTTTCAATGGAAGCAGCGAAAACGCCAGCGGGCATCTCCGGGACGGCACCTGGAACGGCAAGGGTGCCTGGGCGAATGACCGCTTCCACTCGACGCTCAAACCTGACGGGCCAGGATATGCGCAGCTTTATACTGTCACGTTCGAGGACGCCCCGAGCCTCCGGGACGGCAACATCAGCGAAATCCGCATTGATCCGGTGGGTGACAATATCGAGCGCAATTTCGAAATAGACTATATCCGCCTGCTTGCCATGCCAATTCATCCCACATCCGCGCGTATGCAACCGGTTCCGGTTGCGCTGCCAGAGGTCGAGCCGCTGCGCTCCGACTGGATCGACCCGGAAACCGGGCATCGCATCATTCGCCTGTCCCCGGATACCGGAGGCGAGAGCCTGTACTTTCACCAGCGAGCTTATACACCCGAGGGCGACAAGGTTATCATCAATACGCCGCAGGGCGTTGTCGCGGTGGACATTTCCACCTTGGGTGTTTCCCCGCCCACGAGCGAGTTGATCTACCCCGGCGGTAAGAGCTTTGCCACAGCCTGGAAGACGCGGGAGGCGTATATCAATTTAGACGACCGCATTCTCGCTGCAAATATCGACACCAAGGCGGTGCGCGAAGTGGTGCGCATACCACCCGAAGCCCGCTCCCGGCAGGTCGCTCTCAACTGTGACGAGACCCTGGTTTTCGGTGTCAAGTCCGACCCTGATGGTGAAACGGTGCCCCGGCACCCACCGACGGGAGGGGCCGGCACGGGCAGTTTTTATAAAAACTGGGCGGCCGGAACCCCCAAGCTCATCTATGCGCTCGATGTGAAGACGGGCGAGGTGCGGGTCATTCACCGCGAGAACGACTGGACCAACCACTTGCAAGCGTCACCGACGGACCCGAAGCGGATACTCTTTTGCCATGAGGGGCCTTGGCACTATGTCGATCGCATCTGGACGCTCCGCGCCGACGGCAGCCCCGCCCAAAACCTGCACAAGAGAATCATGCACGGGGAAATCGCCGGGCACGAGTTCTTCAGCCCCGACGGAAAGACCGTCTGGTACGATCTGCAAACGCCCATTAGCGGCGTGTTCTGGCTCGCCAGCGTGGATCTGGAGACAGGAGAACGCACCTGGTATAATCACGAACGCGAGGAGTGGTCCGTCCATTACAACGTTTCGCCCGACGGTAGCGTCTTCTCCGGCGACGGCGGGAATCAGCGGAGCGTTGCGGCCACGCAGATGGACGGCACGCCCGTCCCCGGTGGTAACGGCCAGTGGATATATCTGTTTCGGCCCGTCCTTTCGCAGATGGATTCGTTCGATTCGCCGGAAGATCCTCTGATCCGGGCGGGTTACCTGAAGTCCGAGCGGCTTGTTGATATGCGCGATCACGACTACGACAAGGTGACCGGTGTCGAGCCGAACGCCACCTTTACGCCCGACGGTAAATGGCTGGTCTTTAGCGGTAATTTCGACAGCCCCCGTCCCGGCAAGCGAGCGCTCACCCATACCTACGCGGTGGAAATTGCCCCTCACCAACCGTGA
- a CDS encoding type II secretion system protein — MKLSSHTPVCGRKTAFSLIELLTVIAVVGILSAIVVAMVGGIRDKATLVNDLSKLKQIQSLVSLYAVDHNGDLPDVDGRISKSTLRWRWYGTEYSQGQETTHRSPLMDYANINDVHEFNKITIPTRNLSDAMAAGTETVNATEGAYGYPFVVNYLLMSNTIGTPSGNYNLIPNPSRTLLMTGSNPNTWGPGFYKNQGLNRIGGINDSTVPVVWADGHTSVVTLTDIKDNVNNWILLEQ, encoded by the coding sequence ATGAAACTCTCTTCGCATACCCCCGTCTGCGGGCGAAAGACCGCCTTTTCATTGATCGAACTACTGACCGTCATCGCCGTTGTCGGGATCCTCTCTGCCATTGTGGTTGCGATGGTCGGAGGCATCCGGGACAAGGCCACGCTCGTCAACGACTTGAGTAAGCTCAAGCAGATTCAATCGCTGGTCTCTCTGTACGCGGTGGACCACAACGGCGACCTGCCGGACGTGGACGGGCGAATAAGCAAAAGCACACTCAGGTGGCGCTGGTACGGCACCGAATACAGCCAGGGGCAGGAGACCACCCACCGCTCCCCTCTCATGGACTACGCCAACATAAACGACGTTCACGAGTTTAACAAAATAACGATCCCCACCCGCAACCTCAGCGACGCAATGGCAGCAGGCACCGAAACGGTGAATGCGACAGAAGGTGCTTACGGCTATCCCTTCGTCGTCAATTATCTGCTGATGTCCAACACCATCGGAACCCCCTCGGGTAATTACAACCTTATCCCGAATCCGAGCCGGACCTTGTTGATGACAGGCTCCAACCCGAACACCTGGGGGCCCGGTTTCTACAAAAACCAGGGACTGAACCGGATCGGAGGCATCAACGATTCGACCGTTCCTGTCGTCTGGGCCGACGGACACACCTCCGTTGTTACGCTTACGGATATAAAGGACAATGTAAATAACTGGATATTGCTGGAGCAATAA
- a CDS encoding helix-turn-helix domain-containing protein produces MPAHSRYGWSSDFTSSYRYAFHFATVPSEVRLCLGERPYLCVALREEDVAVIQSLSAELNDHFHKPNQYSHLYFERALLTLSLLILRDEQPRNNTPLHLLAEERVERAIAWYVEHMESNPTVEEVAYAMHMTSTHLRRMTRKARGRSPHTIFRELQLERALDLLANTSKTVEEIAHRCGFRSVEDFSRVFHRDLGTPASVWRNQYLSHVQGMQTGSGS; encoded by the coding sequence ATGCCGGCGCATTCGCGGTATGGGTGGAGCAGCGACTTTACGAGTTCGTATCGCTATGCCTTCCACTTTGCCACTGTGCCGTCAGAGGTCCGGCTGTGCCTGGGCGAGCGTCCCTACTTATGCGTTGCGTTGCGGGAGGAGGATGTTGCCGTCATTCAGAGCCTGTCAGCGGAGTTAAATGATCACTTCCACAAGCCCAACCAGTACAGCCACCTGTATTTTGAGCGGGCGCTGCTGACGCTTTCGCTTCTCATCCTGCGGGACGAGCAACCCAGGAACAATACGCCGTTGCACCTCTTGGCAGAGGAGCGAGTCGAGCGGGCCATTGCCTGGTACGTCGAGCACATGGAGTCCAACCCGACGGTGGAGGAGGTCGCCTATGCCATGCACATGACCAGCACGCACCTGCGACGTATGACGCGCAAGGCGCGGGGAAGATCCCCGCACACTATCTTCAGGGAACTCCAACTGGAGCGAGCGCTGGACTTGTTGGCCAATACCTCCAAGACGGTCGAGGAGATCGCCCACCGCTGCGGATTCCGGAGTGTGGAAGACTTTTCCCGGGTGTTTCACCGCGACCTGGGCACGCCGGCCAGTGTATGGAGAAATCAATACCTCAGCCATGTGCAGGGGATGCAGACGGGCTCCGGTTCATGA
- a CDS encoding LacI family DNA-binding transcriptional regulator, giving the protein MPAKKTTRRSASGKTGDKRRALKHTRATISDVAEHCGLSKATVSRILGDSAGNYSIRPATRERVQAAAQLLGYQPNRLARAIASSRTRLIGLAIPARRVRQVEGVAPVSVITSISHILLSGIFALPEFQGYDLVIHKYDQSPESAQMPVNFNEDLLDGLIFIDPGAQAKKILETMAKKMPVIALGTYDSHIRFRAIDADNRRLTCLAGEYLIRQFGGEVIYVENRNLSSLVCMKLRREGFAQALRQQALDSDENRFHRLPIENDSLPPEALEEVLAARRPRAIMASSDDVAVAVLEAARNLRLKIPEDIGLMGFGDAVISQTCRPSLSTVQLPFFDLARQAASEIIATLDRGMKYQSGMHLLSEGDLILRESTALA; this is encoded by the coding sequence ATGCCAGCGAAGAAAACGACCAGGCGCTCCGCCTCCGGCAAGACCGGCGACAAGCGCCGTGCGCTCAAGCACACCCGTGCGACCATTTCCGATGTGGCCGAGCACTGCGGCCTGAGCAAGGCCACCGTCTCACGCATCCTGGGGGACAGCGCGGGTAACTACAGCATCCGCCCTGCCACAAGAGAGCGGGTGCAGGCGGCGGCGCAACTGCTGGGCTACCAGCCCAACCGCCTCGCGCGAGCCATCGCCTCCAGCCGCACGCGGCTGATCGGGCTGGCCATCCCGGCGCGGCGGGTGAGGCAGGTCGAGGGGGTGGCGCCGGTGTCTGTCATTACCTCCATTTCCCATATTCTGCTTTCGGGGATTTTCGCGTTGCCGGAGTTTCAGGGTTACGATCTGGTCATTCACAAATACGACCAGTCGCCGGAATCGGCGCAGATGCCGGTCAATTTTAACGAGGACCTCCTCGACGGCCTGATCTTTATCGACCCCGGTGCGCAGGCGAAAAAAATCCTGGAAACGATGGCGAAGAAAATGCCGGTCATCGCGCTTGGGACGTACGATTCGCACATCCGCTTTCGCGCCATAGACGCGGACAACCGCCGGCTCACCTGCCTGGCCGGGGAGTACCTCATCCGGCAGTTCGGCGGTGAAGTGATCTACGTCGAAAACCGCAACCTTTCCAGCCTGGTCTGCATGAAGCTGCGGCGCGAAGGCTTTGCCCAGGCACTGCGCCAGCAAGCGCTGGACTCGGACGAGAACCGCTTCCATCGCCTGCCGATCGAGAACGACAGCCTGCCGCCCGAAGCGCTGGAAGAAGTGCTCGCCGCACGGCGGCCGCGGGCCATCATGGCCTCAAGCGACGATGTCGCCGTGGCCGTGCTGGAAGCGGCCAGGAACCTCCGGCTGAAGATTCCCGAAGACATCGGCCTGATGGGCTTCGGGGACGCCGTCATCAGCCAGACCTGCCGCCCGTCGCTCTCCACCGTGCAGTTGCCTTTCTTCGACCTGGCCCGCCAGGCAGCCAGCGAAATTATCGCCACGCTTGACCGCGGAATGAAGTACCAAAGCGGCATGCACCTGCTGAGTGAGGGCGACCTCATCCTCCGCGAATCCACCGCGCTGGCCTAA
- a CDS encoding IS3 family transposase, with protein MFSAGGLPSLWVAPQHVWLPGEGCRALVGKVAWGFASQEQEYPELGYPKITRLLKRDGWDVGKRLVQRLRQEMGAHSWAALSRA; from the coding sequence ATGTTCAGCGCGGGCGGCTTGCCGTCACTTTGGGTTGCACCGCAGCACGTTTGGCTACCAGGCGAGGGATGCCGCGCCTTGGTTGGTAAAGTTGCGTGGGGCTTTGCGTCGCAAGAGCAAGAGTATCCCGAGTTGGGCTACCCCAAGATCACGCGTCTGCTCAAACGTGACGGTTGGGACGTAGGCAAACGACTGGTGCAGCGTCTGCGCCAGGAGATGGGTGCCCATTCTTGGGCAGCTCTATCCCGCGCTTGA
- a CDS encoding MFS transporter produces MTYTLAGVVSLFLWLLAGDFAWMMKERAITPVAQIMLRSFESPDWLVGLLVGSIPAGIGMILGPVVSVCSDRHRGRWGRRIPYLFIPTPFVALAMFGLAVTPALGEWLHQALGEHSPGLMGTRILVFTFFWTAFEIGSIIVNTLFIALINDVVPKQVIGRFFALFRAVSLIAGILFNFFLMGKAQAHTIEIFGVLGLFYGIGFTLMCLKVKEGEYPPPEPVERVSRKGKRLEPLVRYLRECFTHRYYLCFFLAFTLGMIANAPVNAFSIFHARSVGMSDDLYGKCLALSYVISLILTYPLGSLADRFHPIRVGLWATIIYAGVTLAGFVLPNEGNVFFVTFLLHTVISGIYLTGTASLAPRLLPQAKFAQFASAASLVTAGCVMVLPPMLGTFIQVMGHQYRYAFLLGFLISAGSAGAYVLLLRGFYRHGGDANYEPPIPEAENEGLNR; encoded by the coding sequence TTGACCTACACCCTGGCCGGAGTTGTTTCTCTGTTCCTTTGGCTATTGGCGGGTGACTTTGCGTGGATGATGAAGGAGCGGGCCATTACGCCGGTTGCCCAGATCATGCTGCGCTCGTTTGAGTCGCCCGACTGGCTGGTTGGACTGCTGGTCGGGTCGATCCCCGCTGGCATTGGCATGATTCTCGGGCCAGTGGTGAGTGTCTGTTCCGACCGCCATCGTGGGCGTTGGGGGCGCCGTATCCCATACCTGTTTATTCCGACGCCTTTTGTGGCGCTGGCGATGTTCGGCCTGGCGGTGACACCGGCTCTGGGGGAGTGGTTGCATCAGGCGCTGGGAGAGCACTCACCCGGTCTGATGGGGACGCGTATCCTGGTATTTACGTTCTTTTGGACTGCGTTTGAAATCGGCAGCATCATCGTGAATACGCTTTTTATCGCGCTCATTAATGACGTGGTGCCCAAGCAAGTCATCGGACGTTTTTTCGCTCTGTTTCGGGCGGTGAGCCTGATCGCAGGTATCTTGTTCAATTTCTTCCTGATGGGCAAGGCGCAGGCCCACACCATTGAGATTTTCGGCGTGCTGGGGTTGTTTTACGGGATCGGTTTTACTCTAATGTGCCTGAAGGTGAAAGAGGGCGAATACCCGCCGCCCGAGCCCGTGGAACGTGTGAGTCGAAAGGGAAAGCGACTGGAGCCATTGGTGCGCTACCTGCGCGAATGCTTCACCCACCGCTATTATCTGTGTTTCTTTCTGGCTTTTACGCTGGGCATGATTGCGAACGCGCCCGTTAACGCATTCAGCATTTTCCACGCGCGCAGTGTCGGGATGAGCGACGATCTCTACGGTAAATGCCTGGCGCTCTCCTACGTCATTTCTCTCATCCTGACTTATCCTCTGGGGTCTCTCGCCGACCGGTTCCACCCGATCCGTGTCGGGCTGTGGGCCACGATCATTTATGCCGGGGTAACGCTGGCCGGTTTTGTGCTGCCGAATGAAGGGAATGTTTTCTTTGTGACATTTCTACTCCACACGGTGATCTCCGGTATTTACCTGACCGGGACGGCCTCGCTGGCCCCACGTTTGCTGCCCCAGGCGAAATTCGCGCAATTTGCCTCGGCGGCCTCACTGGTGACAGCCGGATGCGTAATGGTTCTGCCACCAATGCTAGGCACATTCATCCAGGTTATGGGCCATCAATACCGCTATGCCTTTTTGTTGGGCTTTCTCATTTCCGCTGGCAGTGCGGGAGCTTATGTGCTTTTGCTTCGGGGGTTTTACAGGCATGGCGGGGATGCCAACTATGAACCGCCGATACCTGAAGCTGAGAATGAGGGACTTAACAGGTGA
- a CDS encoding rhamnogalacturonan acetylesterase, translated as MAASAFGGSPGYGPLTIGIIGDSTVCDYPEENPLRGWGQMLPDYLAEDVIVINEAKPGCSTKTFPPERWQKLLAARPDFVLIQFGHNDSHAKGRPESTDADSDFKDYLRRFIREARQAGIAPILVTPPHRRLFKNGQVTHELLPYAKAMKAVADEEGVPLVDLQAMSGDEFQSLGEDGSAFYNVHGKGADDRTHFSEAGARRLAMMVSTNLATIDPSLESVVVISEP; from the coding sequence GTGGCTGCTTCTGCCTTTGGCGGAAGCCCTGGTTATGGTCCGTTGACAATCGGGATTATCGGAGACTCGACGGTTTGCGACTATCCGGAGGAGAACCCGCTGCGAGGGTGGGGGCAAATGCTTCCAGACTACCTTGCCGAAGACGTTATCGTCATCAACGAGGCGAAGCCCGGATGCAGCACGAAAACTTTCCCGCCTGAGCGTTGGCAAAAGCTACTAGCCGCGCGCCCGGATTTCGTGCTGATCCAGTTCGGGCATAATGATTCCCATGCCAAAGGCCGTCCCGAGTCCACGGACGCGGATAGCGATTTCAAGGATTACCTTCGGCGCTTCATCCGGGAAGCTCGTCAGGCGGGTATCGCGCCCATCTTGGTCACGCCGCCTCATCGGCGACTGTTCAAGAATGGGCAAGTGACCCATGAACTACTGCCCTACGCCAAGGCGATGAAGGCGGTGGCAGACGAGGAGGGCGTTCCGCTTGTCGATCTGCAAGCCATGAGCGGAGACGAGTTCCAGTCGCTGGGCGAAGACGGGAGCGCCTTCTATAACGTTCATGGCAAGGGGGCGGACGACCGCACGCATTTCAGCGAGGCGGGTGCCCGGCGTCTGGCCATGATGGTTTCGACGAATCTGGCAACCATCGATCCATCCTTGGAATCCGTTGTGGTGATAAGCGAGCCCTGA
- a CDS encoding sodium:solute symporter family transporter, whose product MNSFLLEPVNLAIMVLYFVSMLGIGVFFSRRTKTTMGYFIGNRNIPTWVLGLSMISAMISSVTFLAMPAAAYVLDWRQFTPNLSILVVAALAVWLIIPFFRSKATKTTAYEYLNARFGRSARLYGAIMSLVGQGFRLGAVIYLMSIPLHMMTGVPIAWVIIVAGAFCTVYTILGGIEAVIWTDAVQGIILYLGGFAVLVVMLLDIPGGLPEVFRVAGEYDKFSLGAIEWDVSERTFWSMMIIGTFGWITMYTSDQVQIQRFLAAKDLREARRAGWLSALLCLPTWAFFFFIGTTMFVFYKLVPDPAVAGLSADEVLPHFILTRMPTGLNSFVIAGILSAAMGSLSAGLNAFATVATSDIIRPYLLKNRSDAFYKRTARLMTALAALIMFVLGFVFAFSTKESFMDYSQRVLGMIGGVVPGFFLLGFFAPRVNRRILWKAFWCALVLNVYLVLVQMEVVPPLFGVKIHPYMVTAVVVSFMVCFAVALSLIQRSRRENVEGLTIFSNPKTNGPGKEFEDTA is encoded by the coding sequence ATGAACAGTTTTCTGCTCGAACCCGTCAATCTGGCCATCATGGTCCTGTACTTTGTCTCCATGCTGGGAATCGGTGTCTTTTTCTCCCGACGCACAAAGACCACGATGGGCTACTTCATCGGCAACCGCAACATCCCCACCTGGGTGCTGGGCCTGTCGATGATTTCCGCCATGATCAGCTCGGTCACGTTCCTGGCCATGCCGGCGGCGGCCTACGTGCTGGACTGGCGGCAGTTCACGCCGAATCTGTCGATCCTGGTGGTGGCTGCCCTGGCGGTGTGGCTGATCATTCCCTTCTTCCGCAGCAAGGCGACCAAGACCACGGCCTACGAGTACCTGAACGCCCGCTTCGGGCGAAGCGCCCGGCTCTACGGAGCCATCATGTCGCTGGTCGGGCAGGGGTTCCGGCTGGGGGCGGTCATTTACCTGATGTCGATTCCGCTGCACATGATGACGGGCGTGCCGATTGCCTGGGTCATTATTGTGGCCGGGGCTTTTTGTACGGTGTACACCATTCTCGGCGGTATTGAGGCGGTTATCTGGACGGACGCGGTGCAGGGAATTATCCTGTATCTGGGGGGATTCGCTGTGCTGGTGGTGATGCTGCTGGACATCCCCGGTGGCTTGCCGGAGGTCTTCCGTGTAGCGGGGGAGTATGACAAGTTCAGCCTCGGCGCGATTGAGTGGGATGTGAGCGAGCGCACGTTCTGGAGCATGATGATTATCGGCACCTTTGGCTGGATCACGATGTACACCTCCGACCAGGTACAGATCCAGCGCTTTCTCGCGGCCAAAGACCTGCGGGAAGCCCGCCGCGCCGGTTGGCTGAGCGCGTTGCTGTGCCTGCCGACCTGGGCCTTTTTCTTTTTCATCGGCACGACGATGTTCGTTTTCTACAAGCTCGTGCCGGACCCGGCAGTGGCGGGGCTGTCGGCGGACGAAGTGCTGCCGCACTTTATCCTGACGCGCATGCCGACCGGGCTGAACAGCTTCGTCATCGCGGGCATCCTGTCGGCGGCGATGGGGTCGCTCAGCGCGGGACTCAACGCCTTTGCCACGGTAGCGACTTCGGACATTATCCGTCCGTATCTGCTCAAGAACCGCAGCGACGCCTTTTACAAGCGCACGGCACGCCTGATGACTGCGCTGGCCGCGCTTATCATGTTCGTGCTTGGCTTTGTCTTCGCCTTCTCGACCAAGGAGAGTTTCATGGACTACTCGCAGCGGGTGTTGGGGATGATCGGCGGGGTCGTGCCGGGGTTCTTCCTGCTGGGGTTCTTCGCGCCACGCGTCAACCGCCGCATCCTCTGGAAAGCGTTCTGGTGTGCGCTGGTGCTGAATGTTTATCTGGTGCTGGTGCAGATGGAGGTGGTGCCGCCGCTCTTCGGGGTTAAAATCCACCCCTACATGGTGACAGCGGTCGTGGTGAGCTTCATGGTCTGCTTTGCGGTGGCGCTGTCGTTGATTCAGCGCTCAAGGCGGGAAAACGTCGAAGGGTTGACCATCTTTTCCAATCCCAAGACGAATGGCCCCGGAAAGGAATTTGAAGACACGGCTTAG
- a CDS encoding toxin-antitoxin system HicB family antitoxin translates to MKAKKISVEEFDRRFDDGEDISEHLDWSTARRLHGGKREGAGRKSSGRHPYTIRLKPQIHAKFQQRARKKGISLSEYIEELVKD, encoded by the coding sequence ATGAAAGCCAAGAAAATCTCAGTTGAGGAGTTTGACCGCCGTTTTGATGACGGAGAAGACATCAGCGAACACCTGGATTGGTCAACCGCCCGTCGCCTGCATGGAGGCAAGCGCGAAGGGGCAGGACGTAAATCCAGTGGCCGTCACCCCTATACGATTCGATTGAAACCGCAGATTCACGCAAAATTCCAGCAACGGGCGAGGAAAAAGGGCATCAGCCTCTCGGAGTACATTGAGGAACTCGTAAAGGATTGA
- a CDS encoding BrnT family toxin, translating to MFEYDPNKSQGNKLKHGVDFAEAQALWEDRDAIVVSTSHTSEPRKALIARLKGKVWIAIFTMRGRKIRIISVRRARTNEERHYHESQENLS from the coding sequence ATGTTTGAATACGACCCCAACAAGAGCCAAGGCAACAAGCTCAAGCACGGCGTTGACTTTGCAGAGGCTCAAGCGTTGTGGGAAGACAGAGATGCAATTGTCGTTTCAACCTCTCATACGTCCGAACCTCGTAAGGCCCTGATTGCCCGACTGAAGGGTAAGGTGTGGATCGCGATTTTCACGATGAGAGGCCGAAAAATCCGCATTATCTCAGTACGCCGAGCCAGAACAAACGAAGAAAGACACTATCATGAAAGCCAAGAAAATCTCAGTTGA